A section of the Rhodobacteraceae bacterium M382 genome encodes:
- a CDS encoding usg protein, which yields MEQNATELMLKGYGLTTAEFTYCMPDYTHVLNTFVWQEYDLAPDHPNLFKFIEFWQSDLDGPLHSVRFSHRKMIAPGEWRNVVGEFTIN from the coding sequence ATGGAGCAGAACGCAACCGAATTGATGCTGAAGGGATACGGGCTGACAACGGCGGAATTCACCTATTGCATGCCTGATTACACCCACGTTCTGAATACATTTGTATGGCAGGAATACGATCTGGCACCAGATCACCCGAACCTGTTCAAATTCATCGAATTCTGGCAATCCGACCTGGATGGCCCCTTGCATTCCGTGCGTTTTTCGCACCGCAAGATGATTGCGCCAGGAGAGTGGCGTAATGTGGTTGGGGAGTTTACTATCAACTAG
- the gyrA gene encoding DNA gyrase subunit A yields the protein MSDTPQTPENMDETPPERPAYDGPTVSIESEMKTSYLDYAMSVIVSRAIPDLRDGLKPVHRRILYAMHETGNTHEKSYRKSARPVGDVMGKYHPHGDSAIYDALVRMAQDFSMSLPLLDGQGNFGSMDGDNPAAMRYTEVRMDKPAASLLADIEKDTVDFQDNYDGKDREPTVLPARFPNMLVNGAGGIAVGMATNIPPHNLGEVIDATLALIDDPDLTSEQLIDYVPGPDFPTGALMLGRSGARKAYLEGRGSVIIRSKTRVEEIRKDRYAIVVDEIPYQVNKASMIEKIAEQVREKKIEGVAHVQDESDRNGVRVVVELKRDATPEVVLNQLFRFTPMQTSFGCNMLALNGGRPEQLTLRRFLTSFIDFREDVVARRTAFLLRKARERSHVLCGLAVAVTNIDEIVTTIRQSADAAEAREKLMTRRWPAQPILEYIALIDDPTHTANEDGTYNLSETQARAILELRLQRLTQIGVKEVTDELEELAGKIKEYLEILSSRERIMGIIGDELREVRDQFAVPRRTEIVNWSGDMEDEDLIEREDMVVTVTSGGYIKRTPLADFRAQKRGGKGLSGMQTKEEDVVTNLFVANTHTQLLFFTTDGMVYKLKTWRLPQSGRTGKGKAIVNILPIPTGVSIAAIMPVDVPDDEWENLQIVFATTGGDVRRNRLSDFTNVRRNGKIAMKLPEDGSVELVNARICSEDDDVMLFTNSGRAIRFRTTDVRVFNSRESTGVRGIRLSNGDRVVSMSVIRHFEAGPEDRAAYLKMRRAVAGLTDEDSSDEDSVPASDEFGPEKYAEMSAAENLILTITTGGSGKLSSSHDYPVRGRGGMGVAAMDKAMRGGEIVASFPVDLDDQIMLATSKGQSIRVPVDGISFRSRSAGGVRVFNTGKNEEVVSVAWIAEQDDDKVDDEDI from the coding sequence GTGAGCGATACGCCTCAAACTCCTGAAAACATGGACGAAACCCCACCTGAGCGGCCAGCATACGACGGTCCGACGGTCTCCATCGAATCCGAGATGAAGACCTCGTACCTTGACTATGCGATGTCGGTCATTGTCAGCCGTGCGATCCCCGATCTGCGCGACGGGTTGAAACCTGTGCACCGACGCATCCTGTATGCAATGCATGAAACCGGGAATACGCACGAAAAATCCTATCGAAAATCGGCCCGTCCGGTTGGCGACGTCATGGGTAAATACCACCCCCATGGGGACAGCGCGATCTATGACGCGCTGGTACGGATGGCCCAGGATTTTTCGATGTCGCTGCCGCTGTTGGATGGTCAGGGCAACTTTGGATCGATGGACGGGGACAACCCGGCAGCCATGCGATATACCGAAGTGCGCATGGACAAACCTGCGGCGTCTTTGCTGGCTGATATTGAAAAAGATACCGTTGATTTTCAGGACAACTATGACGGCAAGGACCGCGAACCCACGGTTCTGCCTGCCCGTTTCCCCAACATGCTGGTCAATGGTGCCGGCGGTATCGCCGTTGGTATGGCCACCAATATCCCGCCGCATAATTTGGGCGAAGTGATTGACGCCACGCTCGCGCTGATCGACGATCCGGATTTGACCAGCGAACAGCTGATTGACTATGTTCCCGGTCCCGACTTTCCGACAGGTGCGCTGATGCTGGGCCGCTCCGGTGCGCGCAAGGCCTATCTCGAAGGCCGTGGCAGCGTCATCATCCGCTCCAAAACCCGTGTCGAAGAGATCCGCAAGGACCGATATGCCATCGTCGTCGACGAGATCCCCTATCAGGTCAACAAGGCTTCGATGATCGAAAAGATCGCCGAACAGGTGCGCGAGAAAAAGATCGAAGGCGTCGCCCATGTTCAGGATGAATCCGACCGTAACGGTGTGCGTGTCGTGGTCGAACTGAAACGCGATGCCACCCCCGAAGTCGTGCTGAACCAACTGTTCCGGTTCACTCCGATGCAAACGTCGTTCGGCTGCAATATGCTGGCTCTGAACGGTGGACGCCCAGAACAGCTGACGCTGCGCCGCTTCCTGACGTCGTTCATTGATTTCCGCGAAGATGTGGTGGCGCGCCGGACCGCGTTTTTGTTGCGCAAGGCGCGCGAACGCAGCCACGTGCTGTGCGGTTTGGCCGTGGCCGTCACCAATATCGACGAAATTGTAACCACGATCCGGCAATCCGCAGATGCGGCTGAGGCGCGCGAAAAGCTGATGACGCGGCGCTGGCCCGCCCAGCCGATCCTGGAATACATCGCCCTGATCGACGATCCGACACATACCGCCAATGAAGACGGAACATACAACCTGTCGGAAACCCAGGCCCGGGCCATTCTGGAACTGCGTCTGCAGCGCCTGACCCAGATCGGGGTCAAGGAAGTCACCGACGAATTGGAAGAGCTGGCAGGCAAGATCAAGGAATACCTTGAAATCCTGTCTTCGCGCGAACGCATCATGGGAATCATTGGCGATGAGCTGCGCGAGGTGCGGGATCAATTCGCCGTTCCGCGTCGCACCGAGATCGTCAACTGGTCCGGTGACATGGAAGACGAAGACCTGATCGAACGCGAAGACATGGTCGTGACCGTGACGTCGGGTGGGTATATCAAACGGACCCCTCTGGCAGACTTCCGCGCCCAGAAACGCGGCGGCAAAGGGTTGTCGGGTATGCAGACCAAGGAAGAGGATGTCGTTACCAACCTCTTTGTCGCCAATACCCATACCCAGTTGCTGTTCTTCACCACTGACGGGATGGTCTACAAGCTCAAGACCTGGCGCCTGCCCCAATCGGGCCGGACTGGCAAAGGCAAGGCCATCGTCAATATCCTGCCGATTCCAACCGGGGTTTCCATCGCCGCCATCATGCCGGTCGATGTGCCGGACGACGAATGGGAAAACCTTCAGATTGTCTTTGCCACAACTGGTGGCGATGTGCGGCGTAACCGACTGTCGGACTTTACCAATGTCCGGCGCAACGGCAAAATCGCAATGAAGCTGCCCGAAGATGGGTCTGTCGAACTGGTCAATGCCCGGATCTGCTCCGAGGATGACGATGTCATGCTCTTTACCAATTCCGGTCGCGCGATCCGTTTCCGCACCACGGATGTCCGCGTGTTCAATTCACGCGAGTCGACGGGTGTTCGCGGGATCCGGCTGTCCAATGGGGACCGGGTCGTGTCGATGTCGGTGATCCGCCATTTCGAAGCTGGCCCCGAAGACCGGGCTGCCTATCTCAAGATGCGCCGGGCCGTGGCTGGGTTGACCGACGAGGACAGCTCGGACGAAGATTCAGTCCCAGCCAGTGACGAATTCGGGCCAGAGAAATACGCCGAAATGTCCGCCGCAGAGAACCTGATCCTTACCATTACCACCGGAGGGTCGGGCAAGCTTAGTTCGTCGCACGATTACCCTGTGCGTGGGCGTGGTGGTATGGGCGTTGCCGCCATGGACAAGGCAATGCGTGGTGGCGAAATCGTCGCCTCTTTCCCGGTGGATCTGGACGATCAGATCATGCTCGCAACGTCCAAGGGTCAGTCGATCCGGGTGCCGGTGGATGGAATTTCCTTCCGCTCGCGCAGTGCGGGTGGCGTGCGGGTGTTCAACACTGGCAAGAACGAGGAAGTGGTCAGCGTTGCCTGGATCGCCGAACAGGACGACGACAAGGTCGACGACGAAGACATCTGA
- a CDS encoding carboxypeptidase M32, with product MTAFDDLMAFQRDTQALGQIAGRLGWDQETMMPRESASQRGEEMAAIEGVLHARRSDPRVGDWLEQIEADDDVATAQLREIRRSYERAGKVPADLSRRIAQVTSQAQGKWAAARSDEDVASFLPVLEEVVALKREEGQALAGDGDVYDAMVEDYEPGTTGAQIAAIFDAMRPRLVDLRAAVLEMPTPAGLSGTFDESKQMQLTRRLARTFGYDMAHGRVDKAVHPFSSGSGDDVRITTRTSETDPFNCFYSTIHEVGHGAYEQNIDKSFLLTPLGRGVSMGVHESQSRIYENQLGRSRAFTGWLFEQMQEAFGDVGVADADAFYGAVNRVHNGYIRTEADEVQYNLHIMLRFDLERALMAGDLAVGDLEAAWNDRFESDFGYGVDRPSNGCLQDVHWSVGLFGYFPTYSLGNVYAGCLYQALRTAVPDLDAELAVGETSGATEWLRENLQQHGSLYEPRSIITRASGMEPGPEPLLDYLEAKFGALYGL from the coding sequence ATGACTGCATTTGATGACTTGATGGCATTTCAGCGCGACACGCAGGCGTTGGGCCAGATTGCAGGCCGGTTGGGCTGGGATCAGGAAACCATGATGCCACGCGAATCCGCGTCTCAACGGGGCGAGGAAATGGCCGCCATCGAAGGTGTTCTTCATGCACGCCGGTCGGACCCCCGTGTTGGAGATTGGCTGGAGCAAATCGAGGCTGACGATGATGTGGCGACCGCACAGCTGCGTGAAATCCGTCGCTCATATGAACGGGCGGGCAAGGTGCCGGCCGACCTGTCGCGACGCATTGCCCAGGTCACCTCCCAAGCTCAGGGTAAATGGGCAGCGGCCCGGTCGGACGAAGATGTGGCCAGCTTTTTGCCGGTTCTGGAAGAAGTCGTAGCGCTGAAGCGCGAAGAGGGCCAGGCGTTGGCGGGCGACGGGGATGTCTATGACGCCATGGTCGAAGATTATGAACCAGGCACCACCGGGGCCCAGATCGCGGCGATCTTTGACGCAATGCGACCCCGCCTGGTGGATCTGCGCGCGGCTGTTTTGGAAATGCCGACCCCGGCGGGTCTGTCAGGCACCTTTGATGAATCCAAGCAGATGCAGTTGACCCGCCGACTGGCCAGAACCTTTGGCTATGACATGGCCCATGGGCGTGTCGACAAGGCGGTGCACCCGTTCAGCTCGGGGTCGGGCGACGACGTGCGGATCACCACGCGGACCAGCGAAACCGATCCCTTCAATTGTTTCTATTCAACCATCCACGAAGTCGGGCACGGTGCCTATGAACAGAACATCGACAAATCCTTTTTGCTGACCCCGTTGGGGCGCGGTGTGTCGATGGGCGTACACGAAAGCCAGAGCCGCATTTACGAAAACCAACTGGGGCGGTCGCGCGCCTTTACCGGTTGGTTGTTCGAACAGATGCAGGAGGCTTTTGGCGACGTTGGTGTGGCCGATGCGGATGCGTTCTATGGTGCTGTGAACCGGGTGCACAACGGATATATCCGGACCGAAGCGGATGAGGTGCAGTATAACCTGCACATCATGTTGCGGTTTGATCTGGAGCGGGCGTTGATGGCCGGGGATCTGGCGGTTGGCGATCTGGAAGCCGCCTGGAATGATCGGTTTGAATCCGATTTCGGCTATGGTGTGGACCGGCCCAGCAACGGCTGTCTGCAGGATGTGCATTGGTCCGTAGGTCTGTTTGGGTATTTTCCGACCTACAGCCTGGGCAACGTCTATGCCGGGTGCCTGTATCAGGCGCTGCGGACGGCGGTGCCGGATCTGGATGCAGAGCTGGCTGTGGGGGAAACCTCTGGGGCGACGGAATGGTTGCGCGAAAACCTGCAACAGCATGGCAGCCTGTACGAACCCCGTAGCATCATCACCCGCGCCAGCGGCATGGAGCCGGGGCCCGAGCCGCTTTTGGACTATCTCGAAGCAAAATTCGGAGCGCTCTACGGGCTGTAA
- a CDS encoding COX15/CtaA family protein, with the protein MSKRSIFEEVDGSKAEAPAVQPGMIDRGRGGARQAIRAWLMVLFALVVAMIVVGGLTRLTDSGLSITEWRPVTGAMPPMSESDWQSEFDKYKQIDQWQLENQWMELADFKQIYWWEWGHRQLGRFIGLVWALGFFGFLVARKIPTGWTGRLILPGALGGVQGAIGWWMVASGVTQGEGMTAVASYRLAVHLGLAFVILGVIAWYVFMLGRQERDLMQARRGKEAKLYGLSTGLLHFAFLQILLGALVAGIDAGRTFTDWPLMGGQFFPADAMYLEPAWRNFFENPGLVQFIHRVVGYLLLAFAVVAWLRGRGSAHVATRFAFNVAFAALLLQVTLGIVTVLYIAPLHLAIVHQLTAVVVWVLILRARFLSAYPIVTKIKGS; encoded by the coding sequence ATGAGCAAGCGCAGCATTTTCGAAGAGGTGGATGGCAGCAAGGCTGAGGCCCCAGCTGTTCAACCGGGCATGATCGACCGGGGACGCGGCGGCGCACGTCAGGCCATTCGCGCCTGGTTGATGGTGCTGTTTGCGTTGGTCGTGGCAATGATCGTCGTGGGCGGGTTGACCCGGCTGACAGACAGCGGGCTGTCGATCACCGAATGGCGCCCTGTAACCGGGGCGATGCCGCCCATGTCCGAGTCTGACTGGCAGTCGGAATTTGACAAATACAAGCAGATCGACCAATGGCAGCTGGAAAACCAGTGGATGGAACTGGCTGATTTCAAACAGATCTATTGGTGGGAATGGGGCCATCGTCAATTGGGCCGTTTTATCGGGCTGGTCTGGGCGCTTGGGTTCTTTGGGTTTCTGGTTGCGCGCAAGATCCCGACCGGCTGGACCGGGCGGTTGATCCTGCCGGGGGCCTTGGGCGGTGTGCAGGGCGCGATCGGCTGGTGGATGGTTGCGTCTGGCGTGACACAGGGCGAAGGCATGACGGCCGTGGCGTCGTATCGGTTGGCGGTGCATCTGGGGCTCGCCTTTGTGATCCTGGGCGTGATCGCCTGGTATGTGTTCATGCTGGGGCGCCAGGAACGCGACCTGATGCAGGCCCGCCGGGGCAAGGAGGCAAAGCTGTATGGGCTGTCTACCGGGCTGCTGCATTTTGCATTCCTGCAAATCCTGCTGGGCGCATTGGTTGCCGGTATTGATGCGGGGCGGACATTCACCGACTGGCCGTTGATGGGCGGGCAATTCTTCCCTGCGGATGCGATGTACCTGGAACCCGCATGGCGTAACTTCTTTGAAAACCCGGGGTTGGTCCAGTTCATCCATCGGGTTGTGGGCTATCTGCTGCTCGCCTTTGCGGTGGTGGCCTGGTTGCGCGGACGTGGCTCGGCGCATGTGGCGACACGCTTTGCGTTCAATGTGGCCTTTGCAGCGTTGCTGTTACAGGTCACTTTGGGCATTGTGACGGTTTTGTATATCGCGCCGCTGCATCTGGCCATTGTTCATCAGCTGACGGCTGTGGTGGTTTGGGTGCTGATCCTGCGCGCCCGGTTCCTCTCTGCTTATCCAATTGTGACGAAAATTAAAGGATCCTGA
- a CDS encoding RNA methyltransferase: MPSDTPQPAFVLVRPQMGENIGAAARAMWNFGLDRMRIVAPRDGWPNQKAVAMSSGAGRLLDEAQLYGDLEGALGDRTFTFATTARQRDMTKPVYSPERAMQIAAQKVAAGEQVAVLFGPERAGLENDDIARANAIISVPVNPQYASLNLGQCVLLTAYEWMRQVGDVAHETHEIGNKGDWATGVEVEKLVEHYEQRLDEAGFFWPPEKADSMRLNLRNLWSRVAMTRADIQMLHGIMRQMVRWKEKG, translated from the coding sequence ATGCCCAGCGACACCCCTCAACCCGCCTTTGTTCTGGTGCGCCCGCAAATGGGCGAAAACATCGGTGCCGCTGCGCGGGCGATGTGGAATTTTGGCCTGGACCGGATGCGGATCGTGGCACCGCGCGATGGCTGGCCCAACCAAAAGGCGGTTGCAATGTCTTCTGGTGCCGGACGTCTGCTGGACGAAGCGCAGCTGTATGGCGACCTGGAGGGCGCGCTGGGAGACCGCACGTTCACCTTTGCCACCACCGCGCGGCAACGCGACATGACAAAACCAGTCTACAGTCCCGAGCGCGCGATGCAGATCGCGGCGCAAAAGGTGGCGGCAGGCGAACAGGTCGCAGTTCTGTTCGGTCCGGAACGGGCCGGGTTGGAAAACGATGACATAGCCAGGGCAAACGCCATCATCTCGGTTCCCGTGAATCCACAATATGCGTCGTTGAACCTGGGTCAATGTGTGTTGCTGACAGCCTATGAATGGATGCGTCAGGTCGGTGATGTGGCCCATGAAACCCATGAGATCGGCAACAAGGGCGATTGGGCAACCGGGGTCGAGGTCGAAAAGCTGGTTGAGCATTATGAACAGCGATTGGATGAGGCCGGGTTTTTTTGGCCACCTGAAAAGGCCGACAGCATGCGGTTGAACCTGCGCAATCTGTGGTCGCGGGTCGCGATGACACGCGCAGATATTCAGATGCTGCATGGCATCATGCGCCAGATGGTGCGGTGGAAAGAAAAAGGCTGA
- a CDS encoding thiamine phosphate synthase, whose translation MVDSAEQTHEQPQIYLITPAQIELGRFSDELARILDTTEIACVRMDLVSREEDTLSRSADALREICHARDVALVITDHQILAERLGLDGVHLSDATKPVRTARKALGPDAIVGSFCGGSRHDGLTAGEAGADYISFGPIGVSGLGDGQQAELELFQWWSEVVEVPVVAEGGLTTDLVRQFTPYTDFFGIGDEIWRHEDPQVALAELIAAMQ comes from the coding sequence ATGGTTGACAGTGCTGAGCAGACACACGAACAGCCCCAGATCTATCTGATCACTCCGGCGCAGATCGAATTGGGCCGGTTTTCCGACGAGCTGGCCCGAATTCTGGACACAACCGAAATCGCCTGTGTGCGGATGGACCTGGTCAGCCGCGAAGAAGACACCCTGTCGCGGTCGGCCGATGCGCTGCGCGAAATCTGTCACGCCCGCGATGTTGCGCTGGTGATCACGGATCATCAGATTCTGGCCGAACGGCTGGGGCTGGACGGGGTCCATCTGAGCGACGCCACCAAACCGGTCCGCACCGCGCGCAAGGCGCTGGGACCCGATGCCATTGTCGGCAGCTTCTGTGGTGGATCGCGCCATGACGGGCTGACCGCAGGAGAAGCCGGCGCGGACTATATCAGTTTTGGTCCCATTGGAGTCTCTGGGTTGGGTGACGGGCAGCAGGCCGAACTGGAACTGTTTCAATGGTGGTCCGAAGTCGTCGAAGTACCGGTTGTCGCCGAAGGCGGCCTGACGACTGATCTGGTGCGCCAATTCACGCCCTATACGGATTTTTTCGGGATCGGCGATGAAATATGGCGTCACGAAGATCCACAGGTCGCGCTGGCCGAGCTGATCGCTGCAATGCAGTAG
- a CDS encoding HupE/UreJ family protein, with protein sequence MSRGTRVAKSLEVWTLKLAFVWLVSSVLQFVSPVQAHEVTPTIGDLTVSEGTVRLELRLNVEAFVAGIDLDDLADTNETPQAADYDLLRSLEQDELAPMVRAFAEEWLEDLTMVPDGSVPLVLSDIRIPAVGDADLPRASYLVLSGLLPQGVAWLNVHWPDGSGGLVLRQQGVEEPYTGYLQGGETSPSITLAGGAALSPWEVFIDYIPVGLEHILPKGTDHILFVLGLFFLSARLGPLLWQISAFTVAHTITLALAANGVVQVNPGIVEPLIAASIVYVAVENIIVRRLHGWRPVMVFGFGLLHGLGFASVLGEFGLPPHQFVAALLGFNIGVELGQLAVIAAAFLTVGLWFGRHPKYRGRVAMPASLTIALIGAYWFVERVFLT encoded by the coding sequence ATGAGCAGGGGCACGAGGGTCGCAAAGTCCTTGGAGGTGTGGACACTGAAGCTGGCATTTGTCTGGCTGGTGTCAAGCGTTTTACAGTTTGTATCGCCAGTACAGGCGCACGAAGTGACCCCGACGATCGGAGACCTGACGGTGTCTGAGGGCACGGTTCGCCTGGAGCTGAGACTGAATGTCGAAGCGTTTGTGGCGGGGATTGATCTGGATGATCTGGCCGACACCAATGAGACCCCGCAGGCTGCTGATTATGACCTGTTACGAAGCCTCGAACAGGATGAATTGGCCCCGATGGTGCGCGCCTTTGCCGAAGAGTGGCTGGAGGATCTGACCATGGTGCCGGATGGGTCGGTGCCTTTGGTCTTGTCGGACATTCGTATTCCTGCGGTCGGGGACGCCGATCTGCCGCGTGCCTCATATCTGGTGTTGTCCGGGCTGCTCCCGCAAGGTGTGGCGTGGTTGAATGTGCATTGGCCGGATGGGTCTGGTGGGCTGGTGTTACGCCAACAGGGGGTTGAGGAACCTTATACCGGCTATTTGCAGGGCGGCGAAACCAGCCCATCCATAACGCTGGCCGGCGGTGCGGCGTTGTCCCCGTGGGAGGTGTTTATCGACTATATCCCGGTCGGGCTCGAGCACATCCTGCCCAAGGGAACCGATCACATCCTGTTTGTGCTGGGGCTGTTCTTTCTCAGCGCCCGTCTGGGCCCATTGTTGTGGCAGATCAGCGCCTTTACTGTTGCGCATACGATCACCTTGGCGCTGGCGGCCAACGGCGTGGTGCAGGTCAACCCGGGCATTGTCGAGCCGCTGATCGCCGCATCCATAGTTTATGTGGCAGTCGAAAACATCATCGTGCGCCGCCTGCACGGGTGGCGGCCGGTCATGGTGTTCGGATTTGGGCTGTTGCACGGATTGGGGTTTGCCAGTGTGCTGGGTGAATTCGGCCTGCCGCCTCATCAATTTGTGGCGGCGCTGTTGGGGTTCAACATCGGGGTTGAATTGGGTCAGCTGGCGGTGATCGCAGCTGCGTTTTTGACCGTGGGCCTGTGGTTTGGACGCCACCCGAAATACCGTGGACGGGTGGCGATGCCCGCGTCGTTGACCATTGCGCTGATCGGGGCCTATTGGTTCGTCGAACGGGTATTTTTGACCTGA
- a CDS encoding DUF4198 domain-containing protein: MRLCPFVFFCALCLIGPRLALAHEFWIAPWKYQAESTDSLAADFRNGEGFMGSELAYFDTQLQRADIMIGTAITPYKGRLGDIPAMTFQPPQDGLLTVGVVTQPAQVKYKSWEKFVAFATHQDFRGLLDRHLSRGIPQVDFWESYTRYSKSLIAVGHGRGQDTDRGMETEFIALANPYRDDLNGTLPVRLMYQGMPRVDVQVEVFAKSAEGTVTTRMIRTDDQGIATVPVQAGQEYLLNAVIVRPAPDDARPVWDTLWATLTFALPGD, encoded by the coding sequence ATGCGTCTTTGCCCCTTTGTTTTTTTCTGTGCGCTTTGCCTGATTGGGCCGCGCCTGGCCCTTGCACACGAGTTTTGGATTGCCCCCTGGAAATATCAAGCGGAAAGCACAGACTCCCTTGCGGCAGATTTTCGAAATGGCGAAGGATTCATGGGATCCGAACTGGCCTATTTCGACACTCAGCTGCAACGCGCAGATATCATGATCGGCACCGCCATCACGCCATACAAAGGCCGGTTGGGCGATATTCCGGCGATGACATTTCAGCCACCCCAAGACGGGTTGCTGACGGTGGGTGTCGTCACCCAACCCGCACAGGTCAAATACAAGAGCTGGGAAAAGTTCGTCGCCTTTGCCACACATCAGGATTTCAGGGGGCTCTTGGATCGTCACCTGTCCCGCGGCATTCCTCAGGTCGATTTCTGGGAAAGTTACACCCGCTATTCCAAATCCCTGATTGCGGTCGGGCATGGACGGGGCCAGGACACGGATCGTGGCATGGAGACAGAATTCATCGCGCTGGCCAATCCCTATCGGGACGATTTGAATGGGACCCTGCCCGTGCGGTTGATGTATCAGGGGATGCCCCGCGTGGATGTCCAGGTCGAAGTCTTTGCCAAATCGGCGGAGGGGACCGTCACAACCCGGATGATCCGCACCGATGACCAGGGCATTGCCACTGTTCCGGTACAGGCGGGTCAGGAATACCTGTTGAACGCAGTGATTGTGCGCCCTGCCCCCGATGACGCCCGCCCGGTCTGGGACACACTGTGGGCCACGCTTACCTTTGCGTTACCCGGTGACTGA
- a CDS encoding bifunctional hydroxymethylpyrimidine kinase/phosphomethylpyrimidine kinase, producing MKAAMQQPAKFDILCIGSVLWDVIGRCSQDMRQGSDMPGRITRLPGGVAMNIAMTLVRFGLTPSVLTAIGRDPEGDELITACQRLGVTTDMAYRSDDLPTDRYMAVEGANGLIAAIADAHSLEAAGDKILRPLTDGTLGSARAPFAGPIALDGNLTLTLLDDIARHPAFARADLRVAPASPGKAERLRPFLSASHGTLYVNLEEAGYLCQSTFTSSQAAAIAMIDRGAARVLVTDGGASATEARTGTDPITLIPPRVQVARVTGAGDTFMAAHIAADLGGASRHDALKAALHAAATYVSGEPPL from the coding sequence ATGAAGGCAGCCATGCAACAGCCAGCCAAGTTTGACATTCTCTGTATCGGTTCAGTCCTGTGGGACGTGATCGGGCGGTGTTCGCAAGACATGCGCCAGGGATCTGACATGCCGGGGCGGATCACCCGCCTTCCTGGCGGTGTCGCGATGAATATCGCCATGACCTTGGTCCGGTTCGGCCTGACACCTTCGGTGCTGACCGCCATCGGCCGCGACCCAGAGGGCGACGAACTGATCACTGCCTGCCAGCGCTTGGGCGTCACGACTGATATGGCTTATCGCTCGGACGATTTGCCCACCGACCGTTACATGGCGGTCGAAGGGGCCAATGGTCTGATCGCGGCCATCGCGGATGCGCATTCGCTTGAGGCAGCAGGCGACAAGATCTTGCGCCCGCTGACAGATGGTACATTGGGGTCGGCCCGGGCCCCGTTCGCCGGTCCCATTGCCCTGGACGGGAATCTGACCCTGACCCTGCTGGACGACATCGCCCGCCACCCGGCCTTTGCCCGCGCCGACCTGCGCGTGGCACCTGCCTCGCCGGGCAAGGCCGAACGCCTGCGCCCGTTTCTGTCCGCCTCGCATGGCACGCTGTATGTGAACCTCGAAGAGGCCGGGTATCTGTGCCAAAGCACATTCACCAGTTCCCAAGCCGCCGCAATCGCCATGATCGACCGAGGTGCCGCCCGGGTTCTGGTCACCGATGGCGGGGCTTCGGCCACCGAAGCCCGCACAGGCACCGATCCCATCACCCTGATCCCCCCTCGGGTTCAGGTCGCCCGCGTGACAGGCGCAGGTGATACCTTCATGGCGGCCCATATTGCCGCTGACCTTGGCGGGGCCTCCCGCCATGACGCTCTCAAGGCCGCGCTGCATGCAGCGGCCACCTATGTTTCCGGAGAACCTCCCCTGTGA
- a CDS encoding pseudouridine-5'-phosphate glycosidase, with the protein MIDLQFSAEVATARATGQPIVALESTIITHGMPYPQNVEVAAQVEADIRTGGAIPATIAVIDGQLHIGLEADQLQALGQAQGVAKLSRADMAACIATGGTGATTVAATMIAAHLAGIHVFATGGIGGVHKGAENSFDISADLHELAATPVTVVAAGAKAILDVPKTLEVLETLGVPVIAHRQDTFPAFWSAGSDLTAPLRMDDAAQIARAHVMRTRMGLPGGQLIANPIPTDAEIPAHTLAPIIAQAQSEAHAQGIAGKSVTPFLLQRIFELTEGRSLTANIALVRNNARLATRIAREMTNL; encoded by the coding sequence ATGATCGACCTGCAATTTTCCGCCGAAGTCGCCACCGCCCGCGCCACTGGCCAACCTATCGTGGCTCTGGAAAGCACCATCATCACGCATGGCATGCCTTATCCGCAGAATGTCGAGGTCGCCGCCCAGGTCGAAGCCGATATTCGCACCGGTGGTGCCATCCCTGCCACCATTGCCGTCATCGACGGCCAGCTGCACATCGGGTTGGAAGCGGATCAGCTGCAGGCATTGGGTCAGGCCCAAGGCGTCGCCAAACTGTCACGCGCGGATATGGCCGCCTGCATCGCGACAGGTGGCACCGGCGCAACCACTGTGGCCGCCACCATGATCGCGGCACATCTGGCCGGGATTCATGTCTTTGCCACCGGCGGCATTGGCGGCGTTCACAAAGGAGCCGAAAACTCATTCGACATTTCGGCCGATCTGCATGAACTCGCCGCGACACCCGTGACCGTGGTCGCAGCCGGAGCCAAGGCAATCCTGGACGTGCCAAAGACACTGGAAGTGCTGGAAACCCTGGGGGTACCTGTGATTGCCCACAGGCAGGATACCTTCCCCGCCTTTTGGTCGGCAGGATCAGATCTGACCGCGCCCTTGCGCATGGACGACGCCGCCCAGATCGCACGCGCGCATGTCATGCGCACCCGGATGGGGCTGCCCGGCGGGCAATTGATCGCCAACCCGATTCCAACCGATGCGGAAATTCCGGCACACACCCTGGCCCCGATCATTGCACAGGCCCAATCCGAGGCCCACGCCCAGGGAATAGCAGGCAAATCCGTTACGCCCTTCCTGCTGCAACGCATTTTCGAGCTGACCGAAGGCCGGTCTCTGACGGCAAATATCGCTCTGGTCCGCAATAACGCCCGGCTGGCCACCCGCATTGCCCGCGAAATGACCAACTTGTGA